Proteins co-encoded in one Runella slithyformis DSM 19594 genomic window:
- a CDS encoding DUF1896 family protein — protein sequence MEQDYFTLYLQSYLQSDFSDLLARLTPEEIENLVSERANQAASIFEQERLSGKDVLQAQEIAITELTNGLSFSTYSFLNNLLETEFLSDYQRLTASDKRQTFLIAICPLLERLVQKYESKSGENQRLCYHLIISQLENLIQTHGV from the coding sequence ATGGAACAGGATTACTTTACCCTATACTTACAGAGCTATCTGCAAAGCGATTTTTCTGATTTGTTGGCAAGACTCACCCCAGAAGAAATAGAGAATCTTGTATCAGAGCGAGCAAATCAGGCTGCTTCTATTTTTGAGCAGGAACGATTATCAGGTAAGGATGTTTTACAAGCCCAAGAGATAGCCATTACTGAACTCACCAATGGGCTGTCTTTTTCAACATATTCATTTTTGAATAATTTGCTCGAAACAGAGTTTCTGTCTGACTATCAAAGACTAACCGCATCAGATAAACGGCAAACCTTTCTCATCGCTATTTGCCCCCTACTTGAAAGGCTTGTACAGAAGTACGAATCAAAATCGGGCGAGAATCAGCGACTCTGCTACCATTTAATTATCAGTCAACTTGAAAATTTGATTCAAACGCATGGCGTTTAA